A genomic window from Verrucomicrobiota bacterium includes:
- a CDS encoding Thivi_2564 family membrane protein: MPIISLIVTLIVVGVLLWLVNNYIPMDGKIKQILNIVVVICVVVWLLYAFGVIGNISQIRVPQVN, translated from the coding sequence ATGCCCATTATCTCACTTATCGTCACCCTTATCGTCGTCGGAGTCCTGCTCTGGCTGGTCAATAACTACATCCCGATGGATGGAAAAATCAAACAGATCCTCAATATCGTGGTCGTGATCTGCGTCGTCGTGTGGCTTCTTTATGCCTTCGGTGTGATCGGGAATATCAGTCAAATAAGAGTGCCTCAGGTAAATTAG
- the aspT gene encoding aspartate-alanine antiporter, protein MDLIFDTFRMNPALSIFLTLGLGYMLGKLRVGSFRLGEITGVLLAGVVIGQTGVKISPDVQTVFFLLFLFAVGYGVGPQFFQGLKKDGLPQFALALFICVACLITAFITARIFGFGIGYGPGLYAGACTMTSALGVSDGALAHLSLTGEEKALYSSQMSVAFSITYICGMSSAVWFLTSIGPRLLGVNLQASCRALDEKLGSHESEPGVHSAYHEVITRAYHLDKPGYDGVSVAEFESRFINQRVFVERYRRAGKIHEAGTGTVLATGDVISVVSRLEYLIEDSPLIGTECDDRELQHFPAETVDVIITNKRLAGKTLEQIAAMNHGRVTRGVFIRSLTRGGHLLPFANGTRINRGDVIKISGAKRDIERTLKYIGYPDRQNDSSDVSMMGFAIFIGAFIGALTLDLHDIPLSLTTSGGALVSGLVLGWLRSVHPTFGKVPRPALWVLTNLGITAFIAVLGINAGPDFVTGLKEAGISLIFAGLIVSIIPLFLGVLFGRYILKLHPAIILGGCAGARGATAALSQLQDIAKSKTPALGYTIPYAVGNIIMAFWGLVIVLLLHR, encoded by the coding sequence ATGGATTTGATTTTCGATACTTTCCGGATGAATCCGGCCTTATCCATTTTTCTGACCCTCGGGCTGGGTTATATGCTGGGCAAATTGCGTGTGGGTAGCTTCCGGCTGGGCGAGATCACTGGTGTACTCTTGGCCGGGGTCGTCATCGGGCAAACCGGCGTAAAGATTTCCCCGGATGTGCAAACGGTTTTTTTCCTCCTTTTCCTTTTTGCAGTGGGATACGGGGTAGGGCCCCAGTTTTTCCAAGGCCTTAAAAAAGACGGGCTACCGCAATTTGCTCTCGCACTATTTATCTGTGTGGCTTGTTTGATCACGGCCTTTATCACGGCGAGGATTTTTGGGTTCGGCATCGGTTACGGGCCGGGCCTGTATGCCGGGGCTTGCACCATGACCTCGGCATTAGGTGTCTCCGACGGGGCTCTCGCACATCTGAGTTTGACGGGGGAGGAAAAGGCCCTGTACTCCAGCCAGATGTCGGTCGCATTTTCGATTACTTATATCTGTGGGATGTCCAGTGCGGTGTGGTTCCTCACGAGTATCGGTCCCCGCCTGCTGGGGGTGAACCTGCAGGCCTCCTGCCGTGCCCTCGATGAAAAGCTCGGGTCCCATGAAAGCGAGCCGGGTGTGCACTCGGCCTACCACGAGGTCATCACGCGGGCTTATCACTTAGATAAACCGGGGTATGATGGCGTGAGTGTCGCGGAATTTGAGTCGAGATTTATCAATCAAAGAGTATTTGTCGAGAGATACAGGCGGGCGGGGAAAATCCATGAGGCCGGCACGGGAACGGTGCTGGCCACGGGAGATGTTATTTCCGTCGTGTCCCGGCTTGAGTATTTGATCGAGGATAGCCCTCTGATCGGGACGGAGTGTGATGACCGGGAGCTGCAGCATTTCCCTGCGGAAACCGTGGATGTGATCATTACCAATAAACGGCTCGCCGGAAAAACCCTTGAGCAAATCGCTGCCATGAATCACGGGCGCGTGACCCGTGGGGTATTTATCCGGAGCCTGACCCGCGGGGGACACCTCTTACCTTTTGCTAATGGGACACGGATCAATCGCGGGGACGTGATTAAAATCTCCGGAGCCAAGAGGGATATCGAGAGGACCTTGAAATACATCGGTTATCCCGACCGCCAGAATGACTCCTCCGATGTGTCGATGATGGGGTTTGCCATTTTTATCGGGGCTTTTATCGGGGCACTGACCCTGGATCTCCATGATATCCCTCTGAGCCTGACGACCAGTGGTGGAGCATTGGTTTCGGGGCTCGTGCTGGGCTGGCTGCGTTCGGTCCATCCGACATTTGGGAAAGTCCCGCGCCCGGCCCTCTGGGTACTCACAAATCTCGGGATCACCGCTTTTATTGCTGTCTTGGGCATTAATGCCGGCCCGGACTTTGTCACAGGCCTCAAAGAGGCCGGTATTTCGCTCATTTTTGCGGGGTTAATCGTCTCGATCATCCCCCTCTTTTTAGGGGTTCTTTTTGGTCGATACATTTTAAAGCTCCACCCGGCGATTATCCTCGGGGGGTGTGCAGGAGCCCGTGGCGCCACGGCCGC